The following coding sequences lie in one Cyanobacterium sp. Dongsha4 genomic window:
- a CDS encoding calcium-binding protein, translating into MAVYNYTGNTTITITDTLITAGSGPDTLVGGDSAIGDITATNNIDGSALTAGHNLLINLASTRSTIRIDDDDDLTNGYERTVGTRNFFTGTVTGGAGNDTLLGNSADNIFIGGAGNDYLDGGSGDDSLDGGADNDTLIGGVGDDVLTGGTGVDSLNGGSGDDSLTAGDTGGSTLDGGSGDDSLVSGTGVDTLIGGLGGDSLTSGGGNDIFLYNSLRESSLTYGVDNITDFTTGDIIRTPNLADITTIGTSVATISTFDASTISTLFRTQGVGANQSIVFTFGGHDYLGINDSNATFSATFDAIIQVS; encoded by the coding sequence ATGGCAGTTTATAATTATACTGGCAATACGACTATTACCATTACAGACACGTTGATCACTGCAGGTTCTGGACCTGATACCTTAGTTGGGGGAGACTCTGCCATCGGAGACATCACGGCAACTAATAATATTGATGGTTCGGCTCTTACCGCAGGTCATAACTTATTAATAAACTTAGCTAGTACCCGTAGTACCATTCGTATTGATGATGATGACGATCTGACAAATGGATACGAAAGAACAGTGGGAACAAGAAATTTCTTCACCGGTACAGTTACAGGCGGTGCGGGGAATGATACCCTCCTAGGAAACAGTGCAGATAACATCTTTATCGGTGGTGCGGGAAATGACTACCTTGATGGTGGCAGTGGCGATGATTCTCTCGATGGCGGTGCTGATAATGATACTCTTATCGGTGGTGTCGGTGACGATGTCTTAACTGGGGGAACAGGTGTTGACTCCCTTAATGGTGGTAGTGGTGATGATAGCCTTACGGCTGGGGATACTGGTGGTAGCACCCTCGATGGCGGTAGTGGGGATGACTCTCTTGTTTCTGGTACTGGTGTTGACACGCTTATTGGGGGTTTGGGAGGTGACAGCCTAACTAGTGGCGGTGGAAATGACATTTTCCTCTATAATAGCTTAAGGGAATCTAGTTTAACCTATGGTGTTGATAATATCACTGATTTTACTACAGGCGACATTATTCGTACTCCCAATTTAGCAGACATTACAACCATTGGCACAAGTGTCGCAACAATTAGTACATTTGATGCTAGTACCATCTCCACTTTATTCAGAACTCAAGGAGTAGGGGCAAATCAATCTATTGTCTTCACCTTTGGTGGTCATGATTATCTTGGTATTAATGATAGTAATGCGACTTTTTCAGCTACCTTTGATGCCATTATCCAAGTTAGTTAG
- a CDS encoding calcium-binding protein gives MAVYTYTGNARIIISDSQITAGATGIEDTLTGSTNTIIGDRTASSNVIIANTVGSELTGNLLVDLASTRSTIRIDDDGDGNFDRTVATRFFFTRASGGNGNDTLLGNSADNDFTGGNGNDNLQGGAGNDGLQGDAGNDILIGGLGDDTLNGGNGNDTLEGGSGNDILAGIADSNILDGGSGDDSLFGGSGTDTLIGGFGADTLTGGGGNNTFTYNSLNESSLTYGIDTIEGFNSANDTLSLPSGAPSITWADGNSPVAISALNATEITRLFRSEGVGANDYIFFSTGGTTYLAINNASSTFSSSLDAVIAFENPSFS, from the coding sequence ATGGCAGTTTATACTTATACAGGAAATGCAAGAATTATCATTAGTGATAGCCAAATCACTGCGGGTGCTACAGGAATTGAGGATACCCTAACAGGTTCAACAAACACCATTATCGGCGATCGCACAGCATCTTCAAACGTGATCATAGCTAATACCGTTGGAAGTGAATTAACAGGGAACTTATTAGTAGATTTAGCTAGTACCCGTAGTACCATTCGTATTGACGACGATGGAGACGGCAACTTCGATCGAACCGTGGCAACTCGCTTCTTTTTTACTCGCGCATCAGGAGGTAATGGTAACGATACTCTACTAGGAAACAGTGCGGACAACGACTTTACTGGAGGTAATGGTAATGATAATCTTCAAGGAGGTGCTGGTAATGATGGTCTTCAAGGAGATGCTGGTAATGACATTCTAATCGGTGGCTTAGGGGATGACACCTTAAACGGCGGTAATGGCAATGATACTCTTGAAGGCGGTAGTGGCAATGATATACTTGCAGGTATTGCTGATAGTAACATTCTTGACGGTGGTAGTGGTGATGATTCGCTTTTTGGTGGTAGTGGTACTGATACCCTTATCGGTGGTTTCGGTGCAGATACCCTAACTGGTGGAGGAGGGAATAATACTTTCACCTATAACAGTCTGAATGAGTCCAGTTTAACCTATGGTATTGACACTATTGAAGGCTTTAATAGTGCGAACGATACTTTATCTCTTCCTAGTGGTGCACCGAGTATTACTTGGGCAGATGGAAATTCCCCCGTCGCAATTTCTGCACTAAATGCCACAGAGATAACTCGTTTATTCAGAAGTGAGGGAGTGGGGGCAAACGACTATATTTTCTTTAGCACTGGTGGAACTACATATCTCGCCATTAACAACGCATCATCGACCTTCTCTAGTTCCCTTGATGCTGTTATAGCTTTTGAAAATCCTAGCTTCTCCTAG
- a CDS encoding response regulator, producing the protein MYGNLQEIDINSLLNFLANQKKTGLLLIERKYDVFLSPIFYFILIYQGSIVFAGDENSFTLTRLKQYLTAYKLHNSIKFIRDEISKTNSIVEYEALLILIKYNYLSFEQQKNIANKIIEEVIFQTINLREGNFIWQDNFSLQPLNFFFKLEDILPKVIEDLYQWHKLSHYFQSPLQCPTISYSEQEGLINQDLSVKFNHKIDGKTSLLQLSRFADKSIINVAHLIYPYCQQNLIKMINRYGVSQGEIKKKNYRKVICLSENKNWLQEVEIILEEENYIGLNASNLNEGLNYIFNTKVDLIIVQSDTGNEDAEKFCKIVRSLMEYQTLPIMIVADNFCFQNYLKLKIYGANEYISQKIFQKQGITLIKKYVDDNSEGNLAILTTDVT; encoded by the coding sequence ATGTATGGCAATTTACAGGAAATAGATATTAATTCTCTATTAAATTTTTTAGCTAATCAAAAAAAAACTGGTTTGCTATTAATTGAAAGAAAATATGATGTTTTCCTCAGCCCTATTTTTTATTTTATATTGATATATCAGGGTTCTATAGTATTCGCAGGGGATGAAAATTCTTTTACACTAACTAGACTTAAACAATATTTAACTGCCTATAAATTACACAATAGTATTAAATTTATTCGAGATGAAATTAGTAAAACTAATAGCATTGTTGAATATGAAGCATTATTAATATTAATAAAATATAATTATCTATCTTTTGAGCAACAAAAAAATATTGCTAATAAGATTATTGAAGAGGTTATTTTTCAAACAATAAATTTACGAGAAGGTAACTTTATTTGGCAAGATAATTTTAGTTTACAACCCCTAAACTTTTTTTTTAAATTAGAGGACATTTTACCAAAGGTAATAGAAGATTTATATCAATGGCACAAATTAAGCCATTATTTCCAATCTCCTTTACAGTGTCCTACTATTAGCTATTCAGAGCAAGAAGGATTAATTAATCAGGATTTAAGTGTTAAATTTAATCATAAAATAGATGGCAAAACTTCTTTGTTACAGTTATCTCGTTTTGCTGATAAAAGTATAATCAATGTGGCACATTTAATTTATCCCTATTGCCAACAAAATTTAATTAAAATGATTAATCGCTACGGAGTAAGTCAAGGAGAAATCAAGAAAAAAAATTATAGAAAAGTAATTTGCTTGAGTGAAAATAAAAATTGGTTGCAAGAAGTAGAAATTATTTTAGAAGAGGAAAATTATATTGGTTTAAATGCTAGTAACTTAAATGAGGGTTTAAATTATATTTTTAATACCAAAGTTGATTTGATAATTGTTCAATCAGACACAGGAAATGAAGATGCAGAAAAATTTTGTAAAATAGTTCGTAGCTTAATGGAATATCAAACTTTACCTATCATGATAGTTGCTGATAATTTCTGTTTTCAAAACTACTTAAAATTAAAAATTTATGGTGCGAATGAATACATTAGCCAGAAAATATTTCAAAAACAAGGGATTACTTTAATCAAAAAATATGTTGATGATAATTCTGAAGGAAATCTAGCCATCTTAACAACTGATGTTACGTAA